In Pseudonocardia sp. C8, one genomic interval encodes:
- a CDS encoding DUF3039 domain-containing protein, with protein sequence MSTTTLPEVDTRPEATDSTGDDTPDMFHYVQKSKIAESAVLGNMVVALCGETFPVTKSPKPGSPVCPECKEIFEGLPKGDDDS encoded by the coding sequence ATGTCCACGACGACACTTCCCGAGGTCGACACCCGGCCGGAGGCCACCGACAGCACCGGCGACGACACGCCGGACATGTTCCACTACGTCCAGAAGTCCAAGATCGCCGAGAGCGCGGTCCTGGGCAACATGGTCGTCGCGCTGTGCGGGGAGACCTTCCCGGTCACCAAGTCGCCCAAGCCCGGCTCGCCGGTCTGCCCGGAGTGCAAGGAGATCTTCGAGGGTCTGCCCAAGGGCGACGACGACTCCTGA
- a CDS encoding AMP nucleosidase — protein MTPAMIEQVRPPVPAEKLDHEIDRLLDALDAVYHEGWYPELEVVRPWSTHNPRISGEFARPSAIRRYLQRELRGLVAAGATVTARAARPARVFTDPEFFAALDEDRFDLRVKKLFLFGPERMALSLDRLSHYTGTPAESFQRHVLFTNYAMHVESFLERFPDAERPDRDGVQMPAFHARGGADGGDGVTLVNIGVGPANAKTVTDHLAVLRPDTMIMIGHCGGLRNRQELGDFVLATAYQRADHVLDEVLPADVPVIPSLRLNGYLMDALQRAEATYRPGVVHTTDNRNWEFNQSATLQRMRLARAVAVDMESATIAANGFRYRIPNATLLCVSDKPLHAEPKLAGGARTFYETSKRKHLGIALDAVERVRTEHPDGLPGSEVRSVDEPLLGNGPDSA, from the coding sequence GTGACCCCGGCCATGATCGAGCAGGTCCGCCCGCCGGTCCCGGCCGAGAAGCTCGACCACGAGATCGACCGGCTGCTCGACGCCCTCGACGCCGTCTACCACGAGGGCTGGTACCCCGAGCTCGAGGTCGTGCGGCCCTGGTCGACGCACAACCCGCGGATCTCCGGCGAGTTCGCCCGGCCCAGCGCGATCCGCCGCTACCTGCAGCGCGAGCTGCGCGGCCTGGTCGCGGCCGGCGCGACCGTGACGGCCCGGGCGGCCCGCCCGGCGCGGGTGTTCACCGACCCCGAGTTCTTCGCCGCGCTCGACGAGGACCGCTTCGACCTGCGGGTCAAGAAGCTGTTCCTGTTCGGCCCGGAGCGGATGGCGCTGTCGCTGGACCGCCTCTCGCACTACACCGGGACGCCGGCCGAGTCGTTCCAGCGGCACGTGCTCTTCACCAACTACGCGATGCACGTGGAGTCGTTCCTGGAACGGTTCCCGGACGCCGAGCGCCCGGACCGCGACGGCGTGCAGATGCCCGCCTTCCACGCCCGCGGCGGCGCGGACGGCGGCGACGGCGTCACCCTGGTCAACATCGGCGTCGGCCCGGCCAACGCCAAGACGGTCACCGACCACCTGGCCGTCCTCCGGCCGGACACGATGATCATGATCGGGCACTGCGGCGGCCTGCGGAACCGGCAGGAGCTGGGCGACTTCGTGCTCGCCACCGCCTACCAGCGCGCCGACCACGTGCTCGACGAGGTGCTGCCCGCCGACGTCCCGGTCATCCCCAGCCTGCGGCTCAACGGGTACCTGATGGACGCCCTGCAGCGCGCGGAGGCGACCTACCGGCCCGGGGTCGTGCACACCACCGACAACCGCAACTGGGAGTTCAACCAGTCCGCGACGCTGCAGCGGATGCGGCTCGCCCGCGCGGTCGCGGTCGACATGGAGTCGGCGACGATCGCGGCCAACGGCTTCCGGTACCGGATCCCGAACGCGACCCTGCTGTGCGTCTCGGACAAGCCACTGCACGCCGAGCCGAAGCTCGCCGGCGGCGCGCGGACGTTCTACGAGACCAGCAAGCGCAAGCACCTCGGGATCGCCCTGGACGCGGTCGAACGGGTCCGCACCGAGCACCCGGACGGGCTGCCCGGCTCCGAGGTCCGCTCGGTCGACGAGCCGCTGCTCGGCAACGGCCCCGACAGTGCCTGA
- a CDS encoding HhH-GPD-type base excision DNA repair protein: protein MTGICIAQDPEADALLERDPLALLIGMLLDQQIQMEIAFRGPLKLHQRLGGLDVRVIADHDPAEFATLATTPPAIHRYGGSMARRVQEMCRAIVDDWDGDPAAIWTRGDPDGREVLRRLKALPGYGEQKAKIFLAILGKQYGVTPQGWREAAGDYGKPDSRLSAADVVDAQTLTEVRDTKKAIKAAAKERKAAASS from the coding sequence ATGACCGGCATCTGCATCGCCCAGGACCCCGAGGCGGACGCCCTGCTGGAACGCGACCCGCTGGCGCTGCTGATCGGCATGCTGCTCGACCAGCAGATCCAGATGGAGATCGCGTTCCGCGGGCCGCTGAAGCTGCACCAGCGGCTCGGCGGCCTCGACGTCCGGGTGATCGCCGACCACGACCCCGCCGAGTTCGCGACGCTCGCGACGACGCCGCCGGCGATCCACCGCTACGGCGGCTCGATGGCCCGGCGGGTGCAGGAGATGTGCCGGGCGATCGTCGACGACTGGGACGGCGACCCGGCCGCGATCTGGACCCGCGGCGATCCGGACGGGCGGGAGGTGCTGCGCCGGCTCAAGGCGCTGCCGGGATACGGCGAGCAGAAGGCGAAGATCTTCCTCGCGATCCTGGGGAAGCAGTACGGCGTCACCCCCCAGGGCTGGCGGGAGGCCGCAGGCGACTACGGGAAGCCGGACTCCCGGCTGTCGGCCGCCGACGTCGTCGACGCGCAGACCCTCACCGAGGTGCGCGACACCAAGAAGGCGATCAAGGCCGCCGCGAAGGAGCGGAAGGCCGCCGCGTCGTCGTAG
- a CDS encoding alpha/beta fold hydrolase has translation MSTASTSRSVPASRRGPRALPDTPAATPERDDRPDPLRFLVSYNARNLTQVVREVGRATGAYWIDAAQRIAKPGDAARRSLLWVSAWADRSTPTWHLPNEVALSTPFALLRDFTAPEHRDDDVVPTLVLPPQAGHSSTVVDYSPQQSQLAMIRAAGLTRLYSLDWRPATTATKHVTVTDYLEVIDRSIRRMGGKANLVGDCQGGWLATIYAALHPERVNTLTLAGAPIDFHAGESVIAASTRLMAGTLGMAPYRALVAAGGGNMPGAAVLSNFISIQPQSEVSRQLQLLENIDDPTHVERYRVFEDWFKYTQDIPGAFYLWLVENLFWKNRLIRGTLTVGGRKVDMAAIDCPLLLLAGSTDHITPAPQLFAAAEKVSTPAKDITYRTASAGHLGLFMGRDALRHDWPVLMETVYSHSVPGTARGTGKASRRRNSVRAVADPRDSPRVPAP, from the coding sequence ATGAGCACGGCGAGCACCTCGCGGTCCGTCCCGGCGTCCCGGCGCGGCCCCCGCGCCCTGCCGGACACCCCCGCCGCCACCCCCGAACGCGACGACCGGCCCGACCCCCTGCGCTTCCTGGTCTCGTACAACGCCCGCAACCTCACCCAGGTGGTGCGGGAGGTCGGCCGGGCGACCGGGGCGTACTGGATCGATGCGGCACAGCGGATCGCCAAGCCCGGTGACGCCGCGCGCCGGTCCCTGCTGTGGGTGTCGGCCTGGGCCGACCGCAGCACGCCGACCTGGCACCTGCCGAACGAGGTGGCCCTCTCCACGCCGTTCGCGCTGCTGCGGGACTTCACCGCACCCGAGCACCGCGACGACGACGTCGTCCCCACCCTGGTGCTGCCGCCGCAGGCCGGGCACTCGTCCACCGTCGTGGACTACTCGCCGCAGCAGAGCCAGCTGGCGATGATCCGCGCCGCCGGCCTGACCCGGCTCTACTCGCTGGACTGGCGCCCGGCGACGACGGCGACGAAGCACGTCACGGTGACCGACTACCTGGAGGTCATCGACCGCTCGATCCGCCGGATGGGCGGGAAGGCCAACCTGGTCGGCGACTGCCAGGGCGGCTGGCTGGCCACGATCTACGCGGCGCTGCACCCGGAGCGCGTCAACACGCTGACGCTGGCCGGCGCGCCGATCGACTTCCACGCCGGCGAGTCGGTGATCGCCGCGTCCACCCGCCTGATGGCCGGGACGCTGGGAATGGCGCCGTACCGCGCCCTGGTGGCCGCCGGTGGCGGCAACATGCCCGGTGCGGCGGTGCTGTCGAACTTCATCTCGATCCAGCCGCAGTCGGAGGTGTCCCGGCAGCTGCAGCTGCTCGAGAACATCGACGACCCCACGCACGTCGAGCGCTACCGCGTGTTCGAGGACTGGTTCAAGTACACCCAGGACATCCCGGGCGCGTTCTACCTGTGGCTGGTGGAGAACCTGTTCTGGAAGAACCGGCTGATCCGGGGGACGCTCACGGTCGGCGGCCGGAAGGTCGACATGGCGGCCATCGACTGCCCGCTGCTGCTGCTCGCCGGTTCGACCGACCACATCACGCCCGCGCCCCAGCTGTTCGCCGCGGCCGAGAAGGTGAGCACGCCCGCGAAGGACATCACCTACCGCACCGCCTCGGCCGGCCACCTGGGCCTGTTCATGGGCCGCGACGCGCTGCGCCACGACTGGCCGGTGCTGATGGAGACCGTGTACTCGCACTCGGTGCCCGGGACGGCGCGTGGCACCGGCAAGGCCTCCCGGCGGCGCAACAGCGTCCGGGCGGTGGCCGACCCGCGGGACTCCCCGCGGGTGCCCGCACCCTGA
- the dtd gene encoding D-aminoacyl-tRNA deacylase: MKAVVARVRRASVTICDAGDEPLRVSGAIGPGLLVLLGVHRDDTADPATTASRVAAMARKLHELRILREERSCADSGAPLLVVSQFTLHGDTRKGRRPSWSGAARPEDAAPVVDAVVAALRERGATVETGEFGANMAVESVNDGPFTVLVEV; the protein is encoded by the coding sequence GTGAAGGCCGTCGTCGCCCGGGTGCGCCGGGCCTCGGTGACGATCTGCGACGCGGGCGACGAACCGCTGCGGGTCTCCGGGGCGATCGGGCCCGGGCTGCTCGTACTGCTCGGCGTGCACCGCGACGACACCGCCGACCCGGCGACGACGGCGTCGCGGGTCGCCGCGATGGCCCGCAAGCTGCACGAGCTGCGGATCCTGCGCGAGGAGCGTTCGTGCGCCGACAGCGGTGCCCCGCTGCTCGTCGTCAGCCAGTTCACCCTGCACGGCGACACCCGCAAGGGCCGCCGCCCGTCGTGGTCCGGCGCGGCCCGCCCGGAGGACGCCGCCCCGGTCGTGGACGCGGTCGTCGCGGCGCTGCGGGAGCGCGGCGCCACCGTCGAGACCGGGGAGTTCGGGGCGAACATGGCCGTCGAGTCGGTCAACGACGGCCCGTTCACGGTGCTGGTCGAGGTGTGA
- a CDS encoding YggT family protein, translated as MIAYLLGLVLVLFQFVLIARVIVDWIDVLGSGRGGAALATARRITHGITEPVVAPVRRRVQPVRMGAVGLDLSVLIVFVLVLVARLVIVPLIPF; from the coding sequence GTGATCGCATACCTCCTCGGCCTCGTGCTGGTGCTGTTCCAGTTCGTGCTGATCGCCCGGGTGATCGTCGACTGGATCGACGTGCTGGGGTCCGGCCGCGGCGGCGCCGCGCTGGCCACCGCCCGCCGGATCACGCACGGGATCACCGAACCGGTCGTCGCGCCGGTCCGCCGGCGGGTGCAGCCGGTCCGGATGGGCGCCGTCGGGCTCGACCTGTCGGTCCTGATCGTGTTCGTGCTGGTCCTGGTCGCCCGGCTGGTGATCGTGCCGCTGATCCCGTTCTGA
- a CDS encoding DUF3099 domain-containing protein, which translates to MDAGGADVTDPRREDPVLITDAQMSYDEELEVRKRRYKWTMGLRIPCMLLAGLCYETPWLAVTLLVISIPLPWIAVVRANDRLPRKAERPNRYRHGHREIEARPHEVIDSSGDAAPGGAGGSG; encoded by the coding sequence ATGGACGCCGGAGGTGCCGACGTGACCGATCCGCGACGCGAGGACCCCGTGCTCATCACGGACGCCCAGATGTCCTACGACGAGGAGCTGGAGGTCCGGAAGCGGCGGTACAAGTGGACGATGGGCCTCCGGATCCCGTGCATGCTGCTGGCCGGGCTCTGCTACGAGACCCCGTGGCTGGCCGTCACCCTGCTGGTCATCTCGATCCCGCTGCCCTGGATCGCGGTCGTCCGGGCGAACGACCGGCTGCCCCGGAAGGCGGAGCGGCCGAACCGGTACCGGCACGGCCACCGGGAGATCGAGGCCCGGCCGCACGAGGTGATCGACTCGTCCGGGGACGCCGCACCGGGTGGCGCAGGCGGCTCCGGCTGA
- a CDS encoding class I SAM-dependent methyltransferase — protein sequence MTTTPAARPATAPIGSGAFLREFLRHPVRTASCLPSSPALAAAAGAPVPETGDPVVVELGAGTGAFTDVIARRLDGRGHQLAIELSPRLAELLQHRHPGLDVAVADAGELPRLLEERGLGGADVIVSGLPWAASPAQRPWLTEVLAGSLHPDGAFTQFGYTWTRRLPPARRLRERLAEAFEEVVVGRSVLANLPPAFVITARRPRPGRAPRA from the coding sequence ATGACCACGACGCCCGCCGCCCGGCCCGCGACCGCCCCCATCGGTTCCGGTGCGTTCCTGCGCGAGTTCCTCCGTCACCCGGTGCGCACCGCATCCTGCCTGCCCAGCTCCCCGGCGCTCGCCGCGGCCGCAGGCGCGCCGGTGCCGGAGACCGGCGACCCGGTGGTCGTCGAGCTGGGTGCCGGCACCGGGGCGTTCACCGACGTCATCGCGCGGCGGCTCGACGGCCGCGGGCACCAGCTCGCGATCGAGCTGAGCCCGCGGCTGGCCGAGCTGCTGCAGCACCGGCACCCGGGCCTCGACGTCGCCGTCGCCGACGCGGGCGAGCTGCCCCGGCTGCTGGAGGAACGCGGCCTCGGCGGCGCCGACGTGATCGTCTCCGGGCTGCCGTGGGCCGCCTCCCCGGCGCAGCGCCCGTGGCTCACCGAGGTGCTCGCCGGGTCGCTGCACCCGGACGGCGCGTTCACCCAGTTCGGCTACACCTGGACCCGGCGGCTGCCCCCGGCCCGGCGGCTGCGGGAGCGGCTGGCGGAGGCCTTCGAGGAGGTCGTCGTGGGGCGCTCGGTGCTCGCGAACCTGCCGCCGGCGTTCGTGATCACGGCGCGCCGTCCCCGGCCGGGACGCGCGCCGCGGGCCTGA
- a CDS encoding methyltransferase, which produces MLPRLDPGPTARVRGCLLDAGYTPDGVRALLGRSAHDALTRGEPEPAARASRDGGELGTLVRLFLLDGVEPEPAVTAALGDLDPLLEGRILRRTPDGIRAALDVRPYGESGDDGGPGADWWLVSDLDSPASRQDREHVTGVGGASLSLAAATVRRPVGSLLDLGTGCGVQALHASRHAQHVVATDVLPRALALARLSCGLSGVEVDLREGPWFDPVDGERFDQIVSNPPFVPGPPRVDYVYRDSGRAGDAALAALLGELPGVLNPGGIAQLLGSWLHVRGEDWPDRVRAWLPAGVDAWVLQREVVDPALHVGTWQRDAGLDVTSPTAREQASAWLDWMDRERVEGVGFGFLLLRRSGDIDTEPTVVVEDLPGELGEGLCREMTGWLDRIDWLRAHARDDDLLDATLRLAPEAVLESVSGPGPDGWAELSATVRRWGGPGWEHEVDGPATALLAGCRGELPLSELLALLSFAHGRPYDALVAATLPAVRELVRHGLLLPVGGGAR; this is translated from the coding sequence GTGCTTCCCCGTCTCGACCCCGGCCCGACCGCACGCGTCCGCGGCTGCCTGCTCGACGCCGGGTACACCCCGGACGGCGTCCGCGCCCTGCTGGGCCGCTCCGCGCACGACGCGCTGACCCGCGGCGAACCCGAGCCGGCCGCCCGGGCCAGCCGCGACGGCGGCGAGCTCGGCACGCTCGTGCGGCTGTTCCTGCTCGACGGCGTCGAACCGGAACCCGCGGTGACCGCCGCGCTGGGCGACCTGGACCCGCTGCTGGAGGGCCGGATCCTGCGGCGGACCCCGGACGGCATCCGGGCGGCCCTGGACGTCCGCCCGTACGGCGAGTCCGGCGACGACGGCGGGCCGGGCGCCGACTGGTGGCTGGTGTCGGACCTGGACTCTCCCGCCTCCCGGCAGGACCGCGAGCACGTCACCGGGGTCGGCGGGGCGTCGCTGTCGCTGGCGGCCGCCACGGTGCGCCGCCCGGTCGGGTCCCTGCTCGATCTCGGCACCGGGTGCGGCGTGCAGGCGCTGCACGCCTCCCGGCACGCGCAGCACGTGGTCGCGACCGACGTGCTGCCCCGGGCGCTCGCGCTGGCCCGGCTGTCCTGCGGGCTGTCCGGGGTCGAGGTCGACCTGCGCGAGGGTCCATGGTTCGACCCGGTCGACGGGGAGCGGTTCGACCAGATCGTGTCGAACCCGCCGTTCGTGCCGGGCCCGCCCCGGGTCGACTACGTCTACCGCGACTCCGGCCGGGCCGGGGACGCGGCGCTGGCGGCGCTGCTGGGCGAGCTGCCGGGCGTGCTGAACCCGGGCGGGATCGCGCAGCTGCTCGGCTCGTGGCTGCACGTGCGCGGCGAGGACTGGCCGGACCGGGTGCGCGCCTGGCTGCCCGCGGGCGTGGACGCGTGGGTGCTCCAGCGGGAGGTGGTCGACCCGGCGCTGCACGTCGGCACCTGGCAGCGCGACGCCGGGCTGGACGTCACCTCCCCCACGGCCCGCGAACAGGCCTCGGCCTGGCTGGACTGGATGGACCGGGAACGGGTCGAGGGCGTCGGGTTCGGGTTCCTGCTGCTGCGCCGCTCCGGCGACATCGACACCGAGCCGACCGTCGTCGTCGAGGACCTGCCCGGTGAGCTCGGTGAGGGCCTGTGCCGGGAGATGACCGGCTGGCTGGACCGGATCGACTGGCTCCGGGCGCACGCCCGCGACGACGACCTGCTCGACGCCACGCTGCGCCTCGCGCCGGAGGCGGTCCTCGAGTCGGTGTCCGGCCCCGGCCCGGACGGCTGGGCCGAGCTGTCGGCGACCGTGCGCCGCTGGGGCGGGCCCGGCTGGGAGCACGAGGTGGACGGTCCCGCCACGGCGCTGCTCGCCGGGTGCCGGGGCGAGCTGCCGCTGTCCGAGCTGCTGGCGCTGCTGTCGTTCGCGCACGGCCGGCCGTACGACGCGCTCGTCGCGGCGACCCTGCCGGCCGTACGCGAGCTCGTCCGGCACGGCCTGCTGCTGCCGGTCGGCGGCGGGGCGCGGTGA
- a CDS encoding PHA/PHB synthase family protein, whose product MTTQHTSHPESPSAAAPDNQAEVLRRQAAGLVRDLRELADPEGWKARVDPVGFGGALGEAAKSLAGSPGAVLRAGFGFGVDSAKAVAAAASRAVGGTANGPAPLPEKDRRYADPAWEGNAWYYLARQEHALLADRLTELARAARVSPVARRKLDWLVGQTIEALAPPNTVLTNPAWPKKIVETGGLNLVRGARNMLRDTVQNRGMPRQVTPGEFVVGKDLAVTPGHVVYRNRLIELIQYEPQTEKVHEIPLLMSPPWINKYYIMDLAPGKSLVEWAVQHGHTVFMISYRNPDSALSDVTMSDYLREGPLAALEVVREITGQDKVNVAGLCLGGALSAATVAWLEAKGTQHVNSLTLMNTLLDYTGPGQLGVFTDETTVNRLERSMRKDGYLPASSMKTTFDLLRATDLVWNYVVNDWMLGEDPKPFDMLSWNADSTRMPAAMQTEYLRTLYLENQFAEGKLELAGERLDVADVHPDSYVICAENDHIAPWKSVYKGAAKIGGTVRFVLSNSGHIAGVVNPPSPKSRTWYGESDHLPESADDWRDDAGERKASWWEDWTPWIAERAGKEVPAPSRIGSDAHPPLEPAPGRYVVAG is encoded by the coding sequence GTGACGACGCAGCACACATCGCATCCCGAGTCCCCGAGCGCCGCCGCGCCGGACAACCAGGCGGAGGTGCTGCGACGCCAGGCGGCCGGTCTGGTCCGCGACCTGCGCGAGCTCGCCGACCCCGAGGGGTGGAAGGCCCGCGTCGACCCGGTCGGGTTCGGTGGCGCGCTCGGCGAGGCCGCGAAGTCGCTCGCCGGCAGCCCCGGTGCGGTCCTGCGGGCCGGGTTCGGTTTCGGCGTCGACTCGGCGAAGGCGGTCGCGGCGGCGGCCTCGCGGGCCGTCGGCGGCACCGCGAACGGCCCGGCGCCGCTGCCGGAGAAGGACCGGCGCTACGCCGACCCCGCGTGGGAGGGCAACGCCTGGTACTACCTGGCCCGCCAGGAGCACGCGCTGCTCGCCGACCGGCTGACCGAGCTCGCGCGGGCCGCGCGCGTGTCGCCGGTCGCGCGCCGCAAGCTCGACTGGCTGGTCGGGCAGACCATCGAGGCCCTCGCGCCGCCGAACACCGTCCTCACGAACCCGGCGTGGCCGAAGAAGATCGTCGAGACCGGCGGGCTCAACCTCGTGCGCGGGGCCCGGAACATGCTCCGCGACACCGTCCAGAACCGGGGCATGCCGCGTCAGGTCACCCCCGGCGAGTTCGTCGTCGGCAAGGACCTCGCCGTGACCCCGGGCCACGTGGTCTACCGGAACCGGCTGATCGAGCTCATCCAGTACGAGCCGCAGACCGAGAAGGTCCACGAGATCCCGCTGCTCATGAGCCCGCCGTGGATCAACAAGTACTACATCATGGATCTCGCGCCGGGGAAGTCGCTGGTGGAGTGGGCCGTCCAGCACGGCCACACGGTCTTCATGATCAGTTACCGGAACCCGGACTCGGCGCTGTCCGACGTCACGATGAGCGACTACCTGCGCGAGGGCCCGCTCGCCGCGCTGGAGGTCGTCCGGGAGATCACCGGCCAGGACAAGGTCAACGTCGCGGGCCTGTGCCTGGGTGGTGCCCTGTCCGCCGCGACGGTCGCCTGGCTCGAGGCGAAGGGCACCCAGCACGTCAACTCGCTGACGCTGATGAACACCCTGCTGGACTACACCGGGCCCGGGCAGCTGGGCGTGTTCACCGACGAGACGACCGTCAACCGGCTCGAGCGGTCCATGCGCAAGGACGGCTACCTCCCGGCGTCGAGCATGAAGACCACCTTCGACCTGCTCCGCGCCACCGACCTGGTGTGGAACTACGTGGTCAACGACTGGATGCTCGGCGAGGACCCGAAGCCGTTCGACATGCTGAGCTGGAACGCGGACTCCACCCGCATGCCGGCCGCGATGCAGACCGAGTACCTGCGCACGCTCTACCTGGAGAACCAGTTCGCCGAGGGCAAGCTGGAGCTGGCGGGGGAGCGGCTCGACGTCGCCGACGTCCACCCGGACAGCTACGTCATCTGCGCCGAGAACGACCACATCGCGCCCTGGAAGTCCGTCTACAAGGGGGCGGCGAAGATCGGCGGCACGGTCCGGTTCGTGCTCTCCAACTCCGGCCACATCGCCGGCGTGGTGAACCCGCCCTCGCCGAAGTCGCGGACCTGGTACGGCGAGTCGGACCACCTGCCCGAGTCGGCCGACGACTGGCGCGACGACGCCGGCGAGCGCAAGGCGTCCTGGTGGGAGGACTGGACGCCGTGGATCGCCGAGCGGGCAGGCAAGGAGGTCCCGGCCCCGTCCCGCATCGGCTCGGACGCCCACCCGCCGCTGGAGCCGGCGCCCGGCCGCTACGTCGTCGCGGGCTGA
- a CDS encoding helix-turn-helix domain-containing protein, with the protein MSRAQRDPGTDGVRRRRTGSDGESAASAAEELHVAGRKAAEEAWNAQVNALGGFIRSQRQMAKLSLREMAAMTKVSNAYLSQVERGLHQPSLKVLRSIAEALHLNTDQMLSRAGWSIHDDEPAADPAPAADRDAAPPGVEDAIAADPRLSDEQKTALLGVYRSFLRRS; encoded by the coding sequence GTGAGCCGCGCGCAGCGCGACCCGGGGACGGACGGCGTGCGCCGCCGGCGAACCGGGTCCGACGGTGAGAGCGCGGCCTCGGCCGCCGAGGAGCTCCACGTCGCGGGCCGGAAGGCCGCCGAGGAGGCGTGGAACGCCCAGGTGAACGCGCTCGGCGGGTTCATCCGCTCGCAGCGCCAGATGGCGAAGCTGTCGCTGCGGGAGATGGCGGCGATGACGAAGGTCTCGAACGCCTACCTGAGCCAGGTCGAGCGCGGGCTGCACCAGCCGTCGCTGAAGGTGCTGCGTTCCATCGCCGAGGCGCTGCACCTCAACACCGACCAGATGCTCAGCCGGGCGGGCTGGTCGATCCACGACGACGAGCCCGCTGCCGACCCGGCACCGGCGGCGGACCGGGACGCCGCGCCGCCCGGTGTCGAGGACGCGATCGCGGCCGACCCGCGGCTGTCCGACGAGCAGAAGACGGCCCTGCTCGGGGTCTACCGCAGCTTCCTGCGGCGGAGCTGA
- a CDS encoding metalloregulator ArsR/SmtB family transcription factor encodes MHKVPEALSGARVIDPDQVCDAVAVLADGDKVAEAATVLDILGEANRLSILLALQHAGDLCVSDLAVAVGMSDSAVSHALRLLRAHGMVTAHRQGRLVRYRLVDGLARRLLEVVSAAAVTTDTLHAHGGTDGDPA; translated from the coding sequence GTGCACAAGGTTCCGGAGGCACTCAGCGGCGCCCGCGTGATCGACCCGGACCAGGTCTGCGACGCCGTGGCCGTCCTCGCCGACGGCGACAAGGTCGCCGAGGCGGCCACCGTCCTCGACATCCTGGGGGAGGCCAACCGGCTGTCGATCCTGCTGGCCCTGCAGCACGCCGGGGACCTGTGCGTCTCCGACCTGGCGGTGGCCGTCGGCATGAGCGACTCCGCGGTCTCGCACGCGCTGCGGCTGCTGCGCGCGCACGGCATGGTCACCGCGCACCGGCAGGGGCGGCTGGTCCGCTACCGGCTGGTCGACGGGCTGGCCCGGCGGCTGCTCGAGGTCGTCTCGGCGGCGGCGGTCACGACCGACACCCTGCACGCGCACGGCGGCACCGACGGGGACCCGGCGTGA
- a CDS encoding alpha/beta fold hydrolase codes for MATPLPRPAGAALEEHDVLVGGRTLRVVRRPASGPGARRTPLLLCNGIGAATDVLDPLVAALPADLDIIRFDPPGIGGSPPPRMPYHLSWMAHRVAQVLTKLGVYEVDVLGFSWGGMLAQQLAISRRRRVRKLVLAATAPGALMIPASPRVLAVLTSPKRHQDPAYVDAVAADLYGGPLRAHPERAKEVLHSGARRAPMRGYYYQLLALSGWTSLPLLPTITADTLIIAGDDDPMVPRGNATLLERGIRRSRLYRYPGGHLDLLLDPAPFAAEIDRFLSS; via the coding sequence ATGGCCACTCCACTTCCCCGGCCCGCCGGTGCCGCACTCGAGGAGCACGACGTGCTCGTCGGGGGCCGCACCCTGCGCGTCGTGCGACGCCCCGCGTCCGGGCCGGGTGCCCGGCGCACGCCCCTGCTCCTGTGCAACGGCATCGGCGCCGCCACCGACGTGCTCGACCCGCTGGTCGCGGCGCTGCCGGCCGATCTCGACATCATCCGGTTCGACCCGCCCGGGATCGGCGGCTCGCCGCCGCCCCGGATGCCCTACCACCTGTCGTGGATGGCGCACCGGGTCGCCCAGGTCCTGACGAAGCTGGGCGTGTACGAGGTCGACGTGCTCGGTTTCTCGTGGGGCGGGATGCTCGCCCAGCAGCTCGCGATCAGCCGCCGGCGCCGGGTCCGCAAGCTGGTGCTGGCCGCGACCGCGCCCGGCGCGCTGATGATCCCGGCGTCGCCGCGGGTCCTGGCCGTGCTGACCTCACCGAAGCGCCACCAGGACCCGGCCTACGTCGACGCCGTCGCCGCGGACCTCTACGGCGGCCCCCTCCGCGCACACCCCGAGCGGGCGAAGGAGGTCCTGCACTCGGGAGCGCGCCGCGCTCCGATGCGCGGCTACTACTACCAGCTGCTCGCGCTGTCGGGCTGGACCAGCCTGCCGCTGCTGCCGACGATCACCGCCGACACCTTGATCATCGCCGGGGACGACGACCCGATGGTCCCGCGCGGAAACGCGACCCTGCTCGAGCGCGGGATCCGGCGCTCGCGCCTGTACCGGTACCCGGGCGGTCACCTGGACCTGCTGCTCGACCCGGCGCCGTTCGCCGCCGAGATCGACCGGTTCCTGTCCTCGTGA